CTGTATCATCTTCTGATATATTGGAAATTTCATCTATTGGTTACACTTCTCAAAAAATAAAAATAGGTGATAAAAGATCTTTTAGTGTTGTCTTAGTGGAGGATAATAAACTACTTAATGAGGTGGTTGTAGTTGGTTATGGTAAGATGAAGAAAGGTGATTTATCTGCTGCTGTTGCTACTGTAGCTAATATGGATAAGTTGCAAGATCGTCCGGTTAGTAATGTAGGGCAGATGCTACAGGGGCAGATACCAGGCGTTTCTGTTGTTTCTAATGGTGGACACCTTGACTCGGAGCCTACTGTAACCATTCGTGGTATGGGCTCAACGAATGGTGAAGCGCCTCTTTATGTGGTCGATGGGGTGCCAGGTGCTCCTTTTAATCTTAGTGATATTGTTTCTATCACAGTTCTAAAAGATGCTGCTTCTGCTGCAATCTATGGAGCTTACGCAGGGTCTTCAGGCGTTATTTTGGTAACAACTAAGCAAGCGTCTCCCGGACATACTTCTGTAGAATATAATGGTGTGTATGGAGTTTCTCAGGCTACCAACCTTCCTCAATCTCTTACATGGGAAGAAGAATATAAAGTTCGCAAGGCTTCATATCAGGAGGCAGGAGAATCTTTGCCAATAGGTTGGGATCGTATTAATGAGGATCCGGTATATGGTAAAACCAATACGAATTGGATTGATCAAATATTCCGTAGTGCCTCTTTTCAACGCCACAATGTAGCTATTGCAGGTGGAACAGAGGAGTTTTCCAATCGCCTGTCTTTAGAGTATAGTAATACAGATGGTACATTGATTAATACGTATAGTAAAAAGATTACTGCTCGTTTAAATTCTACATGGAAGCTAAGCAAATATGTACGTATTCGTGAAGATTTAAGTTGGAGGGATAAACAGGTACGGGATGCAAATACATCGAGCGCTGAATCAGGGGCTATTCTTGCTGCTTTGATGATGCCAAGAAATGTGTTTGTTTACAATGCAGATGGCACATATAGTGGCACAGTGCCTACATCGGCAGAGTATATCACAAAGTATGGTCAGACATATGCTGATATTCATGGTGATGCGATAAATCCGGTCCGTATATTGAATGCAGCTTACGATAACAATCATTTATCCACCTTGACTTCGTCATCTTTTCTTGATATTATGGAACCTATAAAAGGTTTGAATTTCACTTCTCGCTTTACCTACAAACAAAGTAACTATTTCCGAAGATTTTATAATACACGTCGTTTGGAAGCAGGTAAACCAAATGATAATAATACTTTGTTATACGATAGTTATCGCGAGCCTCAATGGGATTGGGAAAACACGTTGTCTTATAGTCGCGTTTTTGGAGCTCACAATCTAGGTTTAATGGCTTCTACTACGGCTAATGAGTACCAATATCGTGATTTTTCTGTAGCAGGTCATAACTTCTCTTCCGAAGTAGAATCTAGAATGTATTTTTCCCAAACGGATAATTTTGACCATGCTAAAGATCACTATTATAAGGATAGAAACTTTTCTATGGTGGGTCGTGGATCATATAGTTTTGCTGACCGCTATTTTGTTACTGGATCTATTCGTCGTGACTATGCCGGTCGTTTGCCTGAAGGAGAAAAATATGGTGATTTCCCTTCTGTTACAGGTGCATGGAAAATTAGTTCAGAGTCCTGGATGCCTAAATCAAAGATTTTGAATTTATTGAAAGTTCGTGCTAGTTGGGGTAAGATAGGTAATCTAAGCTCTATTGATTATGGCTATGGAATTCCTTCTTTATCTAATCGTATTATTGGAGGTGGCGACGTAGGTGGTCAGGTTGGCTCTACTACTCCTATTTCTAATGGTATTTATTTAGCCAAGGGGTATAATAAGTCTTTAACATGGGAGACTTCAGAGCAGGTTGACTTTGGTTTGGATGCATTACTTTTTAATAGCCGATTGAATCTTACGATTGATTACTTTAATAAAAATACTAAAGGTTTAATTAAGGAACAAGATACAAACTGGCCAAGTACTATTGGTATATCCCCGCAGCTGGTGAATGATGGTACAGTGAATAACCGAGGCATTGAGGTTGCTGCAACATGGAGTGATAGAATTAATAAAAAATTTAGCTATTATGTGGGTGGTAATATAGCAACATTGAGAAACCGCGTTACTAATATTGGTGTTGCAGATGCTGAAGGAAATACACCCGTTTGGACTTCCGGCGGCACGTTCAAAGGTTTGAATCCGTTTAGAACAGAGAAGGGAACTCCACTTTATTCGTTTTATTTAATAAAGACAGCAGGTGTCTTTAAAACGGATGCTGAGGCGCAGGCTTATGTAAATAGTTCTGGTGGCATGATCCAACCTCATGCAAAGGCAGGTGATCTGAAATTTATTGATAAAGATGGTAACGGATCAATAGGCAGTGGCGATAAAGAGTTTATGGGCAATGCAATGCCAAAAATGAGCTTTGCTTTTAGCACAGGGTTTACTTGGGATAAACTTTCTTTTGATCTAATGTTACAAGGGGTTACAGGCGTGAAATTATTCAATGCTTATAAGTACTCTACTTTGAATGAGTCTTTGGGTAGCTTCAATCGTTCCAGGGATATTTTGAAAGCATTGGATGGTCCAAATAATGATGTTCCACGTATTACGATGAGTGATCCGAATAGCAATTTCACTAGAGAATCAGATTATTATTTAGAAAATGGTAGTTATCTGCGTGTTAAGAATGTTTCATTGAGTTATTCGTTTACTGACTTACTTCGGAAAATTCATTATTTTAATGAACGTAATGGAAGTTGTAGCCTTACATTTAGTTGCGATAATCTCCTTACTATTACGGACTATTCAGGTATTGACCCTGAGGTGGGAAGCAATGATCCTAAAGTAGGAAGTAGTGGATTAGATGCGGGGCAGTATCCTATATCAAGGACTTTCTCTGTCGCTCTTAAACTTAAATTTTAATTTCTTAATTTTAGATGATTATGAAACGTAACATTATATTATTCCTAGCAATTATAACCGGAGGTTTGTTTACTGGCTGTACAGGCAGTTGGCTGGACACTGTCAAAGAAGGTACTCCTACTGAATCTAATTATTGGTCGTCTGATGATGATTTTGAATCTGCAGCAACGAGTTTGTATTATTGCCTGTCGCTTGAAGAAACTTGGGGACGTAATCTGTTTTGGGAACAGGGGGCATCTGATGATATATTCTTTTCACGCACGAGAGGTTCCTCTCAAATGAATCTGGCTAATTTGGCGATGGATGGTGACACTGAAGGTAGCATAAAAGACATCTATGATGAGATGTATACCACCATGTCTATAGCAAATAATATAATTTATCATGCTTTGCTTATTGATGAAAATAATCGTTCTGCCATTGTAAACCGTACCTTGGGTGAAGCGTATTTTATGCGTGCTTTTTCACATTTCATGATTGCTTATCGCTATGGGCGTCTTGACAATGGAGTCCCTTTTGAACGATATGAAGATTTCACTGATTATATCAACCAACTTAATCAAATGCCTCCGCAGCAGAGTTCAGTGACAGATAACTATGCTTATATTATTGAAGATTTGCAATCGGCTGCTGCTCTGTTACCTTGGTTTACTGAATACAATTCGGATAATTATGGCCGTCCATCTAAGGAAGCTGCCTATGGATATATGGTGAAAACTTATGCTTATTGGGCGCAACATGATGCAAGTAAATGGGCTTTGATCCCTGACTTAGTTGATAAGATAGAGAGTGATGGAGGACGCGGTTTACTCAATAACTTTGCTGATGTTTTCAAAATAGAAAATAATTGGAGCAAAGAATATATTTGGTCAGTGAATTCTAGCGCGAGCAACTATGCTGGAAGTATCTTCCCCGGTATTGTACTTGATAATAAAGGTTGGGGAGCTTATAATGGTTGGGGCAACTTTAAACCTACTTTGGAGCTTTGGGCTGAATATAGTGACGAAGATGCACGTCGTTCGGCTACAATCATGCAATATGGTGATGAATTTACTTACTTTGGTACCTCCAAGAAATTCTATTCTACAGCTGATAATGAATGTGGATTCCACTTCAGAAAATATATGGAACCTTTTTCTTATGGTAATTTGAATGGGGATGGAGTAGGTGAGAATAACCCTCATGTATCAACGAATGGTGATCGTCCTTCAACGGATTTAAATCTTCCATTGATGCGTTTCTCAGAATTACTACTCTTTAAAGCAGAAGCTTTAATCATGCAGGGAAAAAATGCTCTAGCGGCTACTCCTCTTAATCGCATAGCCAGTCGTGCAAATGAAAATGTAGTTTATACATCTCCAACAATGATGGATTTGATGCATGAACGTCGCTGTGAATTGGCTTGTGAATTTACTGATCGTTTGATGGATTTAAAAAGATGGTCTGCGGAAGGAACTTCCGATTGGAACTTGGATGCTTTAGCTAAGATTAAAACGGCTAAACACGGCATCAAACATGTTAAACGTTCAAATCCTGAATCTGCAATTGATACTACAAACGGTACAACTGAGGTTATCAATGGAAAAACTTATCAAGGAGTATTTGAGTTGGCAAATATGTCGGCTAAGGCTTATGCTCCTGGTGGAACTTATAGTGTTTTGCCTTATGAGATAAATCAGGTAATTAAATCCAATGGTGCTTTAATACAGAATAGTGGTTATGCTTCTAACTAAATTCGATTAAAGAATTTAGTTTTCTTGTCATGGTGCCCTTATAATGGGCACCATGACTAAAAGATTTTGTATCTTTATGTTTTCAGTATGAAAAAGCCTATTGTGTGCAATTTTAATAAATATATAAAGTGATGAAATTTGATTGGATAATTTATGGAGGGATGATCTTATTATCATCTTGTTCTGCCAAAGTTCAGAATGCTTTTGAGTCTGTTGATCCATTTATTGGTACTGCTGCTCACGGGCATACTTACCCAGGAGCAACGTTACCTTTTGGTGCCGTTCAGCTAAGCCCCGATACTCGAACGATGGGTTGGGATGCTAGTTCAGGATATCATTATAGTGATTCTACCATTATAGGCTTTTCGCATACGCATTTAAGCGGAACAGGATGTTCAGACTTAGCCGATATTCTATTCCGTCCTGTATCAGGAGATAATATATGGAATCCTCTTGCTTTTTCTCATAAAGATGAGAAAGCTGCTCCCGGATATTACAGTGTTTTCTTAAAGGAAGAAAACATCTTGTCTGAGTTGACTGCAACGATGCATTGTGGCATTCATCGTTACACTTACAAATCGGATATACCTGAAAAATTAGTTATTGATTTAAAACATTCTTTGGATAATGAAGGAATACAACGCGCGATGATTTCACAGATAGGAATGAATGAAATTAGCGGTATGCGTTGTTCTGATGGATGGATTAAAGGTCAGAATACTTATTTTGTAGCCCGATTTTCTAAGAAAATTGACCATGCTGTTTTTTATAAAGACGATGTGGCAACAGTCATAGGACATGAAGAAAAATTAGAAGGAACTGACCTCAAAGTTCTTTTGACATTTGATAAGAAGGATGATTCTCCTTTAGTGTGTAAGGTTGGAATTTCTTCAGTTAGTTGTGACAATGCTTTAGAAAATTTGAATGCAGAGACAAAGGATCTTTCTTTTGATGATCTTCGTGACAAAAGTGAGCAGGTTTGGAAAACGAAATTAGCTTGTATTGAAGTTTCGGGACAAAACAAGGATGACATTACGAAATTTTATACGGCTTTGTATCATACCATGATTGTTCCCAATGAAATAAATGATGTGAATGGACAGTATGCCAAAAGAGATAACACGACCGGACAGCTAGCAGTTGGACAGAAAGCTTATTCTACTCTTTCTTTATGGGATACTTTCCGAACATGGAACCCTCTGATGACTTTAATAGACACGACACTTGTTTCTAATATGATACAATCTATGTTGCGTACCTATGATGAGACGGGTGAATTGCCTGTGTGGCCATTATGCAATGGAGAAACGTATTGCATGATTGGTTATCATTCAGTATCGGTTATTACGGATGCTTATTTGAAAGGTATTCGAGATTTTGATGCAGAAAAAGCATTGAAAGCAATGAAAGAATCTGCGACAAAGGATAGGAAAGGAAGCCGCTACTTTAATGAACTAGGTTTTATTCCTTCCGATAAAAGTGATGAGTCGGTATCCTGCTTGTTGGAGTATTGCTACGATGATTGGTGCATTGCCCAGTTTGCTAAGGCTATCGGACATGAGGATGATTATAATATTTATATAAAGCGTTCTCAGAATTATAAAAATATTTTCGATAAAGCTACACGCTTTTTTAGAGCTAAATTGTCCAATGGAGACTGGGAATCTCCTTTTGATGCTTATAAGATAAATTCGGCGTATACTGAAGCGACTCCGTGGCAATATCGTTTTTTTGTACCTCATGATGTCAATGGTTTGATTCAACTCTTCGGGGGAACTTCAGCTTTTGAAACTGCTCTTGATAGCATTTTTGTAGTACCTCCTACGGTGGATCCTGAAATACCTGATATTTCTGGATCAATAGGGCAATATGTGCATGGCAATGAACCCAGTCATGGAATTGCTTATCTTTATAACTATATTGGTCAATCTTGGAAAACTCAGCAGTGGACACGTCAGTTGCTGAATGAAATGTATAAGGTAACACCTGATGGTATTTGTGGTAACGAAGACTGTGGACAGATGTCTGCTTGGTTTATCATGACAAGTATGGGCTTTTATCCTGAATGTCCTGGTAGTAATGAATATGTTCTCACTTCTCCTTTATTTGAGAAAACGGTAATGACTCTTTCTAATGGGAATAAATTGACTATTACTGCAAATGATCCTCAAAAGAATATATATATTAGCGAAGTATATTTTAATGGTAAAATGCTGGATACAACATTTATTACTAATGATCAAATAATAAATGGAGGGACATTAAAGTTTGTGTTAACTCCTTATCCTGATAAAAAAAGAGATGCGATGTTAAAAGCTCCCTATTCTTATTCTCCTAATCAAAAAAATAGATAGACTTATGAATAAAAGATATGTATTATTTTTCTTATTACTGATTACAATAGTATTACCGGCACTTTCACAAACACCGGAATGTCCTTCTCAAACTTATGTACTCGAGCATCCGTATTCGGTGGAGAAAATTACTCCTCCTAAAGGACATAAAATAAAGAATGTGATTTTGATGATCGGAGATGGAATGAGCTTGATGCATGTTTATTCCGCATGGACGGCCAATCGGGGTAAACTTTGGCTAGACAATTGCCAATATGTGGGTTTGTCGAAAACTTATTGTGCTAATAAGTTGATTACTGACTCAGGAGCTGGAGGTACTGCGTTATCCAGTGGATATAAAACAAATTACCATTCTGTAGGAGTGGATACGAATGGAAAGCCTTTGAAATCATTGTGTACTTTGGCACAAGAGAAAGGTAAATCTTCGGGCATAGCAGTTACTTGTAGGTTGTGGGATGCAACTCCGGCAGATTTTTGTTGCCATAACGTGGACAGAGACAAAGAAATGGATATAGTGGCAGATTATGTAAATTGCGGTATTGACTATGCCTTTGGAGGAGGAGCTGCTTACTTTGAAAATCGTCCGGATGGTCGCGATTTATTTAAAGAACTTCAAAGCAAAGGCTATCAAACACCTCGTACTTGGGCAGATGTTGAGAAGATAAAATCAGGGAAAGTATTTGCAATACCTTATTCAAAAGATACGCCTGTTCCAGCGGTGCGTGGTGATTTATTGGCTCGTGCTTCTATAAAAGGTCTTGACTTACTTAATCAAAATAAAAAAGGCTTCTTTATGATGATTGAAGGATCCCAACTGGATGACTATGGGCATAGTAATGATCTGGATATGTTGATGCAGGAAACGCATGACTTTGATAAAACGATTGGCGAAGTGATGAAGTGGGCTGCAAAAGATGGCGAGACATTAGTTGTTGTAACTGCAGATCATGAGACAGGAGGACTTACTTTAGTGGATGGCAATCTGAAGAAAGGGGAAATTGTTTGTAAATTTTCGACCCATGAGCATTCTGGAGTAATGGTACCCGTATATGCTTTTGGTCCTGGATCGGAAAACTTTTCTGGTATCTATGAAAATACAGAGATCTTCTGGAAGATTAAGAAATTGTTGAAACTATAAAGAGATAGATTATGAATAGGCATCATTTTATCACTGTTTTATGTTTGGGAATCATGGCTCTGCTGCTTCCTGTAGCAAAGGCTCAGAATACTGTATCTTCTGGTTCTCCCAAATATAATCTTCCGTATAAAGATACGTATGTCATGCAGGCATTAGTCACAGAAAATTCGTTTCGTATGGCTAAGCCTCAATCACTTAAACCTGGTACGTATGATAAAGCTCGCACTATTTTGCCTTCTCCTTATTGGGAAGGACATGATGAAGAAATACAAATGTACTGGAAAGCTTGGAAAATAGCAATGAGCAATATTTGTCAGCCACTAGATGACTCTGGCTTTGTTTATAGTTATATTTCACCGGCGTATAATGGTAATATCTTTATGTGGGATGATGCTTTTATTACGATGTTTTGTCGGTACGGTAGGAACTTTTTTCCGTTTCAAAGGACACTGGATAATTTTTATGCAAAGCAACACCCCGATGGCTTTATTTGCCGAGAAATTCATGCGGATGGTTCCGATTGCTTTGAACGGTATGATCCGGTGAGCACGGGTCCTAATATTTTGCCTTGGTCTGAGATGCTTTATTTGACTCAGTTTGGAGATACAGAACGGTTAAATAAGGTCTTTCCGGTCTTATCTGCTTATTATAACTGGTTAAAATTGAATCGTACTTGGCGCAACGGTACTTACTGGAGTAGTGGCTGGGGAACAGGTATGGACAACATGCCTCGTGTTCCTTCTAATTACAATACAATTTATAGTAATGGACACATGATTTGGTTGGATACTTGTTTACAGCAGATTTTTATGGCTAAAATTTTGCTGAAAATGGGTTTCTATCTGGAGAGATGGCAGGAAATAGAAGAGTTTGAAGATGATATAAAATCTCTTTCTACTTATATCAATGAGAATATGTGGAATGCTAAAGATCATTTTCTATATGACCAGTATGCGGATGGGAAATTGAGCACTACGAAGGGAATTTATGCGTACTGGGCATTGCATACGGATGTATTGCCTAAAGAAAGATTAGACTCTTTAGTTAACGAACTGGATAACACTGAAACCTTTAATCGCCCTCATCGAGTGGCTTCGTTGGCCGCTAATAATCCTAAATATAAGGCAAATGGGCGTTATTGGGTCGGTGGAGTTTGGGCTCCTACGGACTATATGGTGATTTCGGGTCTGATAGATAAAGGCTATAGAAAAATGGCTTATGATATTGCTCGAAATCATTATGATAATGTCTTTAAGGTGTATCAGAAAACTGGAACCTTTTGGGAATATTATTCGCCTGAAAAAGCTGAACCTGGTTTTCTTGCTCGTAAAGATTTTGTTGGATGGACAGGTTTACCTCCTATTGCAGTGCTGATTGAAGATTTATTTGGTATTCGGGCTGATGTAATGGAGAATAAAATAACGATTGATGTTAATTTGACAGATGGTTATGGAATCTCTCGCTATCCTTATGGGAAAGATGGACTGATTTCTATTAAAGTGAAAAAAAGGGTTTCAATAACGGATGAACCTAAGGTCACAATTGAAACGAATGTACCTTTTGAAGCAACGGTGTTGTGGGGAGAAAAGAAGAAGGTTGTGAATGTGAAGATAGGTACTCAATCCATTTAAACGTTTAATAATAGTATGAGAAAGATATTTTTATTTTTATTATTTGTGCCATTGTTTATGAGTTGTTCTACGGGCACAAATCGTGATGTGACCGTAGTTGTTGCGGCTGATTTACATTTTGATCTTTTACCAGAAACAGATCAATACTATCATGTAGTAACAATCAATAATTTGGAGAATAATTTTCGCTTTCCTGAGAATGCTGGTAGTGGTATAGCAGGGCAGACCTTGAAAAAGCTGAATGGTGTGATTCTGGCAGGTGATCTGTTTGATAAATCTCGACCGGAAATATTGAATCTTTATCGACAACGCTATGAGCAAGGGCCTGGCGCACGGAGAATACACTATCCTGTGTATCCGGGTTTGGGAAATCATGATATTGATCCGGCTGTTTCAGATAAAGGAGCTGATAATTTAAAAGGAAGAGCTTATACGTTGCATTATATTGATTCTGTGCTTGAAACTAAATTATCCAAAGGGGAAATACTTAATCTTGATAGCTCGAGTCTATGTTATTCATGGAATATTGATGATGTGCATTTCATACAAGGTCAGCGTTATGCCGGTGATACCACATATTGTCAGAGTAATTTTGATTGGTTAAAACGAGATTTAGAAAAATATGCTTCTCATGGGAATCCTGTGGTTTACATTCAGCATTATGGGTTTGACGAATGGGCCCTTAAATGGTGGCCGGAGAAAAATAGAGAAGAGTTGTTCGACTTATTAGATCAGTATAATTTGGCGGCTTTCTTTGTTGGCCATACGCATACAGCTTCTATTCAACATTATAGAGGACATGCTATTTATCAGGTAAATAATGCTTGGAAGGATGATGATGGCAACGGCTCTTTTGCAGTTATGCGTATCAAAGGGAACGCCTTATCTATTTCGACCTGCCGCTGGACGGATGGTGAAGGTCATTTTGAGGTTGTTGCTCCTTATGAAAATAGAATTCTTCCATGATTCTTGATAACGAAGATGAAAGAGAATTGATCAAATTGATCTAGCAGTAAAATGTTTTTTAGTAAAAGTAATGCAGGTCGTTTTAAAACAACTTGTTTAGGAGTCTTTATATCCTGACTTGCTTACGTATAATAATATAATTATGAAATTAGCAATTGATTTAGGAGGTACTAATATTCGTATTGCCCAAGTAGGAGGTAATATAATTTTGCAGAAAAAGGCAGTCACTTGTCTTTCTGATGGAAAGGAAGAAGAGGTACTTTCGCAACTTTATATGCTTATAGATGGTATGATGACTTCCCATGTTACAAGCATTGGAATAGGAGTACCTTCTGTGGTCGATCATAAAAAAGGCATTGTTTATAATGTGATGAATATCCCTTCATGGAAAGAGGTTCACTTGAAGGATCTTTTGCAAGAAAAGTATGGTGTTCCGGTTGCAGTGAACAATGATGCTAATTGTTTTGCTCTGGGTGAAAAACTATATGGCGAGGGAATAGATACATCCAACTTGGTTGGAGTTACTCTCGGTACAGGAGTTGGAGCAGGCATTATCATTAATAATGAACTTTACTGTGGTGACAATACCGGTGCAGGAGAAATTGGTTCTCTCTCTTATTTGGATGCAGATTTTGAACGCTATTGTAGTAGCGCTTTTTTTATTCAAAATCATCAAACTACAGGGAAGGAAGCCTTCGAGAGGGCTGTAGCAGGTGATGTGAATGCTTTAGAAATATGGAATGAGTTGGGAAAACATCTGGGGCAGTTGGTAAAAGCAATTCTTTTTGTTTATGATCCTACTGCTATCGTTTTTGGAGGTAGTATCTCTGCTGCTTTTCCTTTCTTTATTGATTCTTTAAAGAAAAATATATCAGATTTTCCTTATGAAAAGTCACTGAAAAATGTACATTTGCTTTGCAGTAAGAATACAGATATAAGTATTTTAGGTGCTTCAGCATTATAATTATGTATGATACGATTAATATTACTCACTGATTTTACAGAAGCTTTTGCTCAGTATCTGCTTAAAGGAATACTCCGATATTCCAAAGGCCGTGAACCTTGGGTAGTTTGTCGCATGCCACCTTCTTACAAACAACGTTATGGTATTGAAGGCGTTTTGAATTGGGCTAAAAAATGGGAAGCTGATGCAATCATTGCACAATTTGATATTGACGATGAAGTGAATTTGTTTGTAGAGAATGGGATAGTTGCTGTTGCACAGGATTATAAATCTCGCTTTACAACGATTCCCAATATCACAAGTGATTACCATTTGGCGGGTCGTATGGCTGCCGACTTTTTTATTCAAAAGGGATATAAGAATTTCGCCTTTTTTGGATATAAAGATGTTGTGTGGTCAGAGGAACGTTGCGAAGGTTTTTTGAATCGTATTGTCGAATCTTCTTATGCAGGTTCTTTTTATGAATATCATAATGAAAAAATTGAAGATTTGTGGTTCTATGAATCAGCTCCCCTTATAAAATGGCTAAAAGGATTACCAAAATCAACAGCCCTCATGGCTTGTGATGATAATCAGGCTATTAAGATTACGGAAGCATGTCGCATGGTTGGTCTGAAAATACCCGAAGAAATAGCTGTACTTGGAGTCGATAATGATACGGTAATCTGTAATTTATCTGATCCTCCTCTCTCTAGTCTTCATATGAATATTGAGATGGGGGGATATGACGCAGCAGCTTTAATTGATGGAATGCTGAAAAATGAAGGAGCCTCTTATACCGATATTTATATTAAGCCACTGAATATTGTTAATCGGATTTCCACTGACATTTATTCTACGGATGATCCTTACGTATTGAATGCGATAAAATATATTCATCAGAACTTGTCGATAAAATTGAGCGTTGAAGATGTTGTAAGGCAAGTACCTTTGTCTCGTCGTCTGCTTGAAATGCGTTTTAAGGATGTGACAGGGGAATCTATTTATCAATATATGCTTAAAACCAGGATAGAGTATTTTGCCCAGCTGCTTCTATCGAGTAGTGAACCCATATCAGACATTGCTGTGAATATAGGCTTTGTTGATTACAAAAATCTGGCAAGACAGTTTAGAATTCTAAAGAACTGCTCTCCTTCAGAATATCGTTTGCGAAACAAGAAAAAAAAGTAATACCTTTAATTGATATTTACTATGGTTGCAAAAAAATACCTATTGCTCATTCTAGTCTCACTTGCAGGTCCAAACTCAATCAATGCGACTAAGCCGGACAATACTAATCTTGCTGTAAAGATTAAAAACCTTCCTACCCCCTTGTATAAAACGAATCGTCCGCCTTTAGAAAAACGCCTATTTAAATCTGTGGCTGTGGAGGATGAAATTGCATGGGTAAAGAAGAATTTGACAAATCGAAAACTGGCATGGATGTTTGAGAATTGTTTTCCCAACACGCTTGAAACAACCGTGCATTACAGGATGATACAAGGTAAGCCGGATACTTTTGTTTATACAGGTGATATTCATGCTATGTGGTTACGTGATTCGGGTGCGCAAGTATGGGCTTATTTACCGTTAATCAATAAAGATGCGGAATTAAAAAAAATGATTGAGGGCGTAATCCGTCGGCAGCTAAAGTGTATTCTAATAGACCCTTATGCCAATGCTTTTAATGATGGTCCTACGGGAGAAGGATGGGTTACAGATATTACTGATATGTCTCCCAACGTACATGAACGTAAATGGGAAATAGATTCTTTGTGTTATCCCATTCGATTAGCTTATGAATATTGGAAAAGAACGGGTGACAGTAGTATTTTTGATAGTGAATGGGTACAAGCTATGATTCGCATCTTGCAAACTTTTCATGAGCAAC
This is a stretch of genomic DNA from uncultured Bacteroides sp.. It encodes these proteins:
- a CDS encoding TonB-dependent receptor, with protein sequence MKKRNFMWLGKFRLLKVVALLVWILYSPFISPIYAANGEHSSMASEEMQQQGKHLINGVIKDSKGEPIIGASVLVSGTSNGTATDLDGKFSLSVSSSDILEISSIGYTSQKIKIGDKRSFSVVLVEDNKLLNEVVVVGYGKMKKGDLSAAVATVANMDKLQDRPVSNVGQMLQGQIPGVSVVSNGGHLDSEPTVTIRGMGSTNGEAPLYVVDGVPGAPFNLSDIVSITVLKDAASAAIYGAYAGSSGVILVTTKQASPGHTSVEYNGVYGVSQATNLPQSLTWEEEYKVRKASYQEAGESLPIGWDRINEDPVYGKTNTNWIDQIFRSASFQRHNVAIAGGTEEFSNRLSLEYSNTDGTLINTYSKKITARLNSTWKLSKYVRIREDLSWRDKQVRDANTSSAESGAILAALMMPRNVFVYNADGTYSGTVPTSAEYITKYGQTYADIHGDAINPVRILNAAYDNNHLSTLTSSSFLDIMEPIKGLNFTSRFTYKQSNYFRRFYNTRRLEAGKPNDNNTLLYDSYREPQWDWENTLSYSRVFGAHNLGLMASTTANEYQYRDFSVAGHNFSSEVESRMYFSQTDNFDHAKDHYYKDRNFSMVGRGSYSFADRYFVTGSIRRDYAGRLPEGEKYGDFPSVTGAWKISSESWMPKSKILNLLKVRASWGKIGNLSSIDYGYGIPSLSNRIIGGGDVGGQVGSTTPISNGIYLAKGYNKSLTWETSEQVDFGLDALLFNSRLNLTIDYFNKNTKGLIKEQDTNWPSTIGISPQLVNDGTVNNRGIEVAATWSDRINKKFSYYVGGNIATLRNRVTNIGVADAEGNTPVWTSGGTFKGLNPFRTEKGTPLYSFYLIKTAGVFKTDAEAQAYVNSSGGMIQPHAKAGDLKFIDKDGNGSIGSGDKEFMGNAMPKMSFAFSTGFTWDKLSFDLMLQGVTGVKLFNAYKYSTLNESLGSFNRSRDILKALDGPNNDVPRITMSDPNSNFTRESDYYLENGSYLRVKNVSLSYSFTDLLRKIHYFNERNGSCSLTFSCDNLLTITDYSGIDPEVGSNDPKVGSSGLDAGQYPISRTFSVALKLKF
- a CDS encoding RagB/SusD family nutrient uptake outer membrane protein; this translates as MKRNIILFLAIITGGLFTGCTGSWLDTVKEGTPTESNYWSSDDDFESAATSLYYCLSLEETWGRNLFWEQGASDDIFFSRTRGSSQMNLANLAMDGDTEGSIKDIYDEMYTTMSIANNIIYHALLIDENNRSAIVNRTLGEAYFMRAFSHFMIAYRYGRLDNGVPFERYEDFTDYINQLNQMPPQQSSVTDNYAYIIEDLQSAAALLPWFTEYNSDNYGRPSKEAAYGYMVKTYAYWAQHDASKWALIPDLVDKIESDGGRGLLNNFADVFKIENNWSKEYIWSVNSSASNYAGSIFPGIVLDNKGWGAYNGWGNFKPTLELWAEYSDEDARRSATIMQYGDEFTYFGTSKKFYSTADNECGFHFRKYMEPFSYGNLNGDGVGENNPHVSTNGDRPSTDLNLPLMRFSELLLFKAEALIMQGKNALAATPLNRIASRANENVVYTSPTMMDLMHERRCELACEFTDRLMDLKRWSAEGTSDWNLDALAKIKTAKHGIKHVKRSNPESAIDTTNGTTEVINGKTYQGVFELANMSAKAYAPGGTYSVLPYEINQVIKSNGALIQNSGYASN
- a CDS encoding GH92 family glycosyl hydrolase, yielding MKFDWIIYGGMILLSSCSAKVQNAFESVDPFIGTAAHGHTYPGATLPFGAVQLSPDTRTMGWDASSGYHYSDSTIIGFSHTHLSGTGCSDLADILFRPVSGDNIWNPLAFSHKDEKAAPGYYSVFLKEENILSELTATMHCGIHRYTYKSDIPEKLVIDLKHSLDNEGIQRAMISQIGMNEISGMRCSDGWIKGQNTYFVARFSKKIDHAVFYKDDVATVIGHEEKLEGTDLKVLLTFDKKDDSPLVCKVGISSVSCDNALENLNAETKDLSFDDLRDKSEQVWKTKLACIEVSGQNKDDITKFYTALYHTMIVPNEINDVNGQYAKRDNTTGQLAVGQKAYSTLSLWDTFRTWNPLMTLIDTTLVSNMIQSMLRTYDETGELPVWPLCNGETYCMIGYHSVSVITDAYLKGIRDFDAEKALKAMKESATKDRKGSRYFNELGFIPSDKSDESVSCLLEYCYDDWCIAQFAKAIGHEDDYNIYIKRSQNYKNIFDKATRFFRAKLSNGDWESPFDAYKINSAYTEATPWQYRFFVPHDVNGLIQLFGGTSAFETALDSIFVVPPTVDPEIPDISGSIGQYVHGNEPSHGIAYLYNYIGQSWKTQQWTRQLLNEMYKVTPDGICGNEDCGQMSAWFIMTSMGFYPECPGSNEYVLTSPLFEKTVMTLSNGNKLTITANDPQKNIYISEVYFNGKMLDTTFITNDQIINGGTLKFVLTPYPDKKRDAMLKAPYSYSPNQKNR